A single region of the Agromyces sp. Leaf222 genome encodes:
- a CDS encoding cytochrome c biogenesis CcdA family protein, translating into MIPDSVFTVVLTGELILAIPIALAAGLISFASPCVLPLVPGYLGFIGGIAHPAQSSKRLVAGTVLFIAGFGMVFVAYGAIFGVLGSVLIAWQDLITRALGIIIILMGLVFTGRIRFFQRIIKPQQAQSRGILGAPILGVVFGLGWTPCMGPTLTAIAALSLDGGSALRGALLGLVYCLGLGLPFLFLALGFSWASTAVMVIRAHLRSVNLAGGLLLILIGVLMLTGVWSTWLYQLQAVIGGVVLPI; encoded by the coding sequence ATGATCCCCGACAGCGTGTTCACCGTTGTACTGACGGGTGAACTGATACTGGCGATCCCGATCGCCCTAGCGGCAGGTCTGATCTCGTTCGCGTCGCCGTGCGTGCTCCCGCTTGTCCCCGGCTACCTCGGGTTCATCGGGGGAATCGCACACCCCGCTCAGAGTTCCAAGCGTTTGGTGGCAGGCACGGTGTTGTTCATCGCCGGGTTCGGAATGGTCTTCGTTGCGTACGGAGCCATTTTCGGCGTCCTCGGTTCAGTACTGATCGCCTGGCAGGACCTGATCACCCGGGCCCTCGGCATCATCATCATCCTGATGGGGCTGGTCTTCACCGGCCGGATCCGATTCTTCCAACGCATCATCAAGCCGCAGCAGGCACAGTCCCGGGGGATCCTTGGCGCTCCGATCCTCGGCGTGGTGTTCGGGCTGGGCTGGACGCCATGCATGGGTCCGACGCTCACTGCAATTGCTGCCTTGAGTCTTGACGGCGGGTCCGCGTTGCGCGGCGCACTCCTCGGTCTGGTCTATTGCCTTGGCCTCGGCCTGCCGTTCCTCTTCCTCGCCCTCGGATTTTCGTGGGCATCGACCGCGGTCATGGTGATCCGCGCCCACCTCCGCAGCGTGAACCTCGCCGGCGGTTTGTTGCTGATCCTGATCGGCGTGCTCATGCTCACCGGAGTGTGGAGTACCTGGCTGTACCAGTTGCAGGCGGTGATTGGCGGTGTCGTCCTCCCGATCTAG
- a CDS encoding TlpA disulfide reductase family protein, with protein MTGRIRSRLAATFLGVLLLSGCSSNDVATQYREGSGKNFIAGNGTITEVPMAERGQTVEFDGISDAGAQLSSTDFDGQPLVVNFWYAGCAPCRKEAPDLQTLSEQFEPDGVQFIGVNIRDQVATARAFAETYGVTYPSIIDADGGAALLAFSGVIAPNAVPTTLVLDAEHRVAARVLGRVTSPSILEALINTVLSEAP; from the coding sequence ATGACCGGTCGGATTCGATCCCGGCTCGCCGCGACGTTCCTCGGCGTGCTCCTGCTCAGCGGGTGTTCGTCCAATGATGTGGCCACGCAGTACCGGGAAGGAAGCGGGAAGAACTTCATCGCGGGCAACGGCACGATCACCGAGGTTCCCATGGCTGAGCGCGGCCAGACGGTGGAGTTCGATGGCATCTCGGATGCCGGCGCCCAGCTCAGTTCTACGGACTTCGACGGACAACCTCTCGTGGTGAACTTCTGGTATGCGGGCTGCGCCCCGTGCCGGAAAGAGGCTCCAGACCTTCAAACACTGTCCGAGCAGTTCGAACCGGACGGGGTCCAGTTCATCGGCGTGAACATTCGTGACCAGGTCGCGACAGCTCGTGCCTTCGCCGAAACCTACGGGGTGACATACCCATCGATCATCGATGCTGACGGTGGTGCGGCGCTGCTCGCATTTAGCGGAGTCATCGCACCCAACGCCGTGCCCACCACATTGGTCCTGGATGCCGAGCACCGGGTGGCAGCCCGCGTGCTCGGCAGGGTGACAAGCCCATCAATCCTCGAGGCGCTCATCAACACTGTGCTCTCGGAGGCACCATGA
- a CDS encoding thioredoxin domain-containing protein, which yields MTAPRNPSKATRPATPTGTVEKARTRRVLWINVGAVFAFLLVVVIIFLVTRPTSSEPNANSTTAPNEVIREDSHILGEPGATDVTLVEFLDFECEACGAAFPFIESLRQKYAGEVTFVARYFPIPSHQNALNAAIAAEAAGRQDKFEEMYMKLFETQTQWAEQQDSKADVFRQYADELGLDLDQYDADVADPTTEERVLSDQTDGTALGVSGTPTLFLNGELLELRSADDLTSAIDAALGR from the coding sequence ATGACCGCACCGCGCAACCCCAGCAAGGCCACCCGCCCGGCGACTCCCACCGGCACCGTCGAAAAGGCCAGAACTAGGAGGGTCCTCTGGATCAATGTCGGCGCCGTGTTCGCGTTCCTCCTGGTCGTAGTGATCATCTTCCTCGTCACCCGCCCCACGTCGTCCGAGCCCAACGCGAACAGCACCACCGCACCAAATGAGGTGATTCGCGAGGACAGCCACATTCTCGGCGAGCCCGGCGCGACCGATGTCACCCTCGTCGAGTTCCTCGACTTCGAGTGCGAGGCCTGCGGGGCAGCGTTCCCCTTCATCGAGTCACTCCGGCAGAAGTACGCCGGCGAGGTTACGTTCGTGGCCCGGTACTTCCCGATCCCGAGCCACCAGAACGCCCTCAACGCGGCGATCGCGGCGGAAGCGGCGGGGCGTCAAGACAAGTTCGAGGAGATGTACATGAAGCTCTTCGAGACCCAGACTCAGTGGGCTGAACAACAGGACTCGAAGGCCGACGTCTTCCGTCAGTACGCCGACGAGCTCGGCCTGGACCTCGACCAGTACGACGCCGACGTCGCCGACCCGACAACCGAGGAGCGGGTGCTTTCCGACCAGACCGACGGCACCGCACTGGGCGTCAGCGGCACCCCGACCCTCTTCTTGAACGGCGAACTGCTCGAGCTGCGATCGGCGGACGACCTCACCTCGGCGATCGACGCCGCCCTCGGAAGATGA
- a CDS encoding M23 family metallopeptidase codes for MGKPERRPPTTAVPVEPSTQPSNTPPRPPRHARPAILARITAALLLATSAMPIAVVGPLSADAYVAAASGRGDTQSISVPPDATLQALSNETYTAVSGEELRAAANMRTAATFINDGNSPIQWPFPVGVPLTDRYGPREAPCGGCSTFHQGLDMTPGEGTPIDAIAAGTVIAAEESDSGFGVSVQVEHVVAGRKYVSLYAHMQFGSLEVTEGDIIAVGQKIGEVGNTGQSTGPHLHLEIWEDGTDPIDPYAWLTEMVG; via the coding sequence ATGGGAAAGCCCGAGCGGCGCCCACCGACGACCGCGGTCCCGGTCGAGCCTTCCACCCAGCCCTCCAACACCCCGCCACGCCCCCCGCGCCATGCCCGACCAGCGATCCTGGCGCGAATAACCGCAGCCCTGCTTCTCGCGACCTCCGCCATGCCGATTGCGGTAGTCGGCCCGCTCTCCGCGGACGCCTACGTCGCCGCAGCGTCGGGGCGCGGAGATACGCAATCGATTTCGGTACCGCCCGATGCGACCCTGCAGGCGCTCTCCAATGAGACCTACACGGCGGTTTCCGGGGAGGAGCTGCGCGCTGCGGCGAACATGAGGACCGCGGCAACGTTCATCAACGATGGGAACTCTCCCATTCAGTGGCCATTCCCCGTCGGCGTACCACTGACCGACAGGTACGGGCCACGAGAAGCGCCGTGCGGCGGGTGCTCCACCTTCCATCAAGGCTTGGACATGACCCCGGGCGAAGGCACACCGATCGATGCCATCGCCGCGGGAACCGTCATCGCCGCGGAGGAATCCGACTCGGGATTCGGTGTCTCAGTTCAAGTGGAGCATGTCGTGGCCGGCCGAAAATACGTCAGCTTGTATGCGCACATGCAATTCGGGTCGCTCGAGGTGACCGAAGGGGACATCATCGCGGTCGGTCAGAAGATCGGCGAAGTCGGCAATACCGGTCAGAGCACCGGCCCTCACCTGCACCTTGAGATTTGGGAGGACGGGACCGACCCCATCGACCCGTACGCCTGGCTGACCGAGATGGTCGGCTGA